Proteins found in one Microcella daejeonensis genomic segment:
- a CDS encoding GNAT family N-acetyltransferase yields the protein MTVPLPPLPELTTPLRDRVPHPGAVTLPAGPPGVRWRPAVAEDAPAIAELLAAMSTRDHPAWSETLDEVEEALAQRWVELERDTVVAEDAAGTMIAHGTVVETPEPESIVRVFLHGGVHPDHRGRGLGRAMLDWQLARGRERLSSSEHRMPGWLLSYAADRSPEHGALLQAAGFAAARYFTTLEAPLDSERPDRPLPEGVRTVPFSAELSERVRLAKNAAFADHWGSQPVVAEAWESMVGLPSFRADLSRVALLGEEVVGFATVEVNEEDWSRQGFSSSYVGLVGTVREHRGRGLAGALLAEVMDVSRRQGLERCVLDVDTENPTGALGVYQRLGFAATDRDVAYSIEY from the coding sequence ATGACCGTGCCGCTGCCGCCTCTCCCCGAGCTGACGACCCCGCTCCGGGACCGCGTGCCGCATCCTGGTGCGGTCACGCTGCCGGCAGGTCCGCCGGGGGTGCGGTGGCGCCCGGCCGTCGCCGAGGACGCCCCGGCGATCGCCGAGCTCCTGGCGGCCATGAGCACGCGGGATCACCCGGCGTGGAGCGAGACGCTCGACGAGGTCGAGGAGGCGCTCGCCCAGCGCTGGGTCGAGCTGGAGCGCGACACGGTCGTCGCGGAGGACGCCGCGGGCACGATGATCGCGCACGGCACCGTCGTCGAGACGCCGGAGCCCGAGTCGATCGTCCGCGTCTTCCTGCACGGCGGCGTGCACCCCGATCACCGCGGCCGAGGGCTGGGCCGAGCGATGCTCGACTGGCAGCTCGCGCGCGGCCGCGAGCGGCTGTCGTCGAGCGAGCATCGGATGCCCGGCTGGCTGCTCTCCTACGCCGCCGACCGCTCTCCCGAGCACGGTGCGCTGCTGCAGGCCGCCGGCTTCGCCGCCGCCCGGTACTTCACGACCCTCGAGGCGCCGCTCGACTCCGAGCGACCGGATCGGCCTCTGCCCGAGGGCGTGCGCACCGTGCCCTTCAGCGCCGAGCTGAGCGAGCGCGTGCGTCTCGCCAAGAACGCCGCGTTCGCGGACCACTGGGGGAGTCAGCCCGTGGTCGCCGAGGCGTGGGAGTCGATGGTGGGCCTGCCGAGCTTCCGTGCCGATCTCAGCCGCGTCGCTCTCCTCGGGGAGGAGGTCGTGGGCTTCGCGACCGTCGAGGTCAACGAGGAGGACTGGAGCCGCCAGGGCTTCTCGAGCAGCTACGTCGGCCTCGTCGGCACGGTGCGCGAGCACCGCGGGCGGGGGCTCGCCGGAGCGCTCCTCGCGGAGGTGATGGACGTCTCGCGGCGGCAGGGGCTCGAGCGCTGCGTGCTCGACGTCGACACCGAGAACCCGACGGGGGCCCTCGGGGTCTACCAGCGTCTCGGCTTCGCCGCCACCGATCGCGACGTCGCCTACTCCATCGAGTACTGA
- a CDS encoding acyltransferase family protein: MSSSPATPRTDARVRLPGLDGVRALAVVLVLGYHLIPGLATGGFVGVDVFLVVSGYLITALLLAEHAREGSIRLGRFWARRARRLLPALALVVGASAGVAALIGGDVLVGIDWQLLGAATFSSNWFAIAQGASYLDQTSPELLRHLWSLAVEEQFYLLWPLALTGLILLPRRWMRVAVPAALAIASAAAMALVAGDPATRGAAASTAYFSTLTHGFGLLVGAALALARRPLARPADRAAGRIPAGVADAAAIAAATGIIVLASALTISSAPAYRGGMLAVVALTALLLLALDHPGSRIAPLIDRGPAGWTGERSYGLYLWHWPVVVLLSAALPGIDRTGASGWMLGLLALAISLPLAAGSYRWLEQPVRRHGLAGLGLARRPTLAPSPAGSPAPADRAGARRRWAAPVAVAAASALLLAGTTAAVVRAPAESQAAAAILAGQTALDELGRQPTATVPPEPVVVTAPTPEPTAPAGEEMIAIGDSVMLASAPALQERFPGILIDAAVSRQMRAAPELLRGYAAAGELRPTVVLGLGTNGPIDAATLEEVRRIIGPSRTLVLVSAQAPRDWTPGVNGELTSFASRFRAVELADWRSAIEPQLTLLAGDQIHPGSAGARIYADAVEGAVLRLTALPRFQDYLVDLQQER; encoded by the coding sequence ATGAGCAGCAGTCCCGCGACACCCCGTACCGATGCCCGGGTCCGCCTTCCCGGTCTCGACGGGGTGCGGGCCCTCGCCGTCGTGCTCGTGCTCGGCTACCACCTCATCCCGGGCCTCGCGACGGGCGGTTTCGTCGGGGTCGACGTGTTCCTCGTCGTGAGCGGCTACCTCATCACCGCGCTGCTGCTCGCCGAGCACGCGCGCGAGGGGAGCATCCGCCTCGGACGGTTCTGGGCCCGCCGCGCCCGCCGCCTGCTGCCCGCGCTCGCCCTCGTCGTCGGGGCGAGCGCCGGCGTCGCCGCCCTCATCGGCGGCGACGTGCTCGTGGGCATCGACTGGCAGCTGCTCGGCGCGGCGACCTTCTCCAGCAACTGGTTCGCGATCGCGCAGGGCGCGAGCTACCTCGACCAGACCAGCCCCGAACTGCTGCGGCACCTCTGGTCGCTCGCCGTCGAGGAGCAGTTCTACCTGCTCTGGCCGCTCGCCCTCACCGGCCTCATCCTGCTGCCCCGCCGATGGATGCGCGTCGCCGTCCCCGCCGCGCTCGCCATCGCGTCCGCGGCCGCCATGGCGCTCGTCGCGGGCGACCCCGCGACCCGGGGCGCCGCCGCCAGCACGGCGTACTTCTCCACGCTCACGCACGGTTTCGGGCTGCTCGTCGGCGCCGCACTCGCGCTCGCCCGTCGGCCGCTCGCCCGGCCGGCCGATCGCGCGGCCGGGCGCATCCCCGCCGGCGTCGCCGATGCCGCGGCGATCGCCGCCGCGACCGGCATCATCGTGCTCGCGAGCGCTCTCACCATCAGCAGCGCCCCCGCGTACCGGGGCGGGATGCTCGCGGTCGTCGCGCTCACCGCCCTCCTGCTGCTCGCCCTCGACCACCCCGGCAGCCGCATCGCTCCCCTCATCGACCGCGGGCCGGCGGGCTGGACGGGCGAGCGCTCCTACGGCCTCTACCTCTGGCACTGGCCGGTCGTGGTACTGCTGAGCGCCGCGCTTCCGGGCATCGACCGCACCGGGGCGAGCGGGTGGATGCTCGGCCTGCTCGCCCTCGCGATCTCGCTGCCGCTCGCCGCGGGCTCGTACCGCTGGCTCGAGCAGCCCGTGCGGCGCCACGGGCTCGCCGGGCTCGGGCTCGCCCGCCGCCCGACCCTCGCGCCCTCCCCCGCCGGCAGCCCCGCCCCAGCGGATCGAGCGGGCGCACGGCGCCGCTGGGCGGCTCCCGTCGCGGTCGCCGCGGCGAGCGCCCTGCTGCTCGCCGGCACGACCGCCGCGGTCGTGCGGGCGCCCGCCGAGTCGCAGGCCGCGGCCGCCATCCTCGCCGGCCAGACGGCTCTCGACGAGCTCGGGCGGCAGCCGACGGCGACCGTGCCGCCGGAGCCCGTGGTCGTGACCGCTCCGACCCCCGAGCCCACTGCGCCGGCCGGGGAGGAGATGATCGCGATCGGCGACTCGGTCATGCTCGCCTCGGCGCCCGCCCTGCAGGAGCGGTTCCCGGGCATCCTCATCGACGCCGCCGTCTCGCGCCAGATGCGCGCCGCCCCCGAGCTGCTGCGCGGCTACGCCGCCGCGGGAGAGCTCCGACCCACCGTGGTGCTCGGGCTCGGCACGAACGGCCCCATCGATGCGGCGACGCTCGAGGAGGTGCGGCGCATCATCGGCCCCTCGCGCACCCTCGTGCTCGTGAGCGCGCAGGCCCCCCGCGACTGGACCCCGGGGGTCAACGGCGAGCTCACGAGCTTCGCGTCCCGGTTCCGCGCCGTCGAGCTGGCCGATTGGCGCTCGGCGATCGAGCCCCAGCTCACGCTGCTCGCTGGCGACCAGATCCACCCGGGCAGCGCCGGGGCGCGCATCTACGCCGACGCCGTCGAAGGCGCGGTGCTGCGGCTGACGGCGCTCCCCCGGTTCCAGGACTACCTGGTCGATCTGCAACAGGAGCGCTGA
- a CDS encoding tRNA pseudouridine synthase A, whose protein sequence is MRLRLDLGYDGSAFSGWARQPGLRTVQGELESALATVLRGRDGVPDPPTLTVAGRTDAGVHAAHQVAHVDLSPAQWASLVGPRRGGHLAALTPEVALARRLNGLAGGAGDVVVRAVTRAPEGFDARFSAIWRRYEYRIADEAAERDPRRRNHTLWHSGVLDGEAMDAASRALTGLHDFAAFCKPRPGSTTIRTLLDYSWSRSDEGVLIGHVRADAFCHSMVRSLVGAAIAVGLGRIDADRVQEVRARAERSNDVAVVPAKGLTLAEIAYPADEELAARAAQTRARREPATSAGGASPAN, encoded by the coding sequence GTGCGGCTTCGACTCGACCTCGGGTACGACGGGTCGGCGTTCTCGGGATGGGCGCGTCAGCCGGGGCTGCGCACCGTGCAGGGCGAGCTCGAGTCGGCGCTCGCGACCGTGCTGCGCGGCCGTGACGGCGTGCCCGATCCTCCGACGCTGACCGTGGCCGGCCGCACCGACGCGGGGGTGCACGCCGCCCATCAGGTCGCGCACGTCGATCTCAGCCCGGCGCAGTGGGCTTCGCTCGTCGGGCCGCGCCGCGGGGGGCATCTCGCCGCTCTCACGCCCGAGGTCGCCCTCGCCCGGCGGCTCAACGGCCTCGCCGGCGGCGCCGGGGATGTGGTCGTGCGCGCGGTGACCCGGGCGCCGGAGGGGTTCGACGCCCGGTTCTCAGCGATCTGGCGGCGGTACGAGTACCGCATCGCGGACGAGGCGGCCGAGCGCGATCCGCGCCGGCGGAACCACACGCTCTGGCACTCCGGCGTGCTCGACGGGGAGGCCATGGACGCCGCCTCGCGCGCACTGACCGGCCTGCACGACTTCGCGGCCTTCTGCAAGCCCCGACCGGGATCGACGACCATCCGCACCCTGCTCGACTACTCCTGGAGCCGGAGCGACGAGGGGGTGCTGATCGGCCACGTGCGCGCCGACGCCTTCTGCCACTCGATGGTGCGGTCGCTCGTCGGCGCGGCCATCGCCGTCGGGCTCGGGCGCATCGACGCCGACAGGGTGCAGGAGGTGCGGGCGCGGGCGGAGCGCTCGAACGACGTGGCGGTCGTTCCGGCGAAGGGGCTGACCCTCGCCGAGATCGCCTACCCCGCGGATGAGGAGCTCGCGGCGCGCGCCGCGCAGACGCGGGCCCGGCGGGAGCCGGCGACGAGCGCGGGCGGGGCATCCCCCGCGAATTGA
- the rplM gene encoding 50S ribosomal protein L13: MTRTFSPKPADVQHDWVVIDATDVVLGRLASHAAALLRGKHKATFAQHMDMGDFVIIINADKVALTGSKLTQKMAYRHSGYPGGLTATSYAEMLEKNPERTVEKAIRGMLPKNSLGRAQIKKLKVYAGAEHPHAAQQPKTYTLDQVAQ; this comes from the coding sequence GTGACGCGCACTTTCAGCCCCAAGCCTGCTGATGTTCAGCACGACTGGGTCGTCATCGATGCAACCGATGTCGTCCTCGGCCGTCTGGCCAGCCACGCCGCCGCGCTCCTCCGCGGCAAGCACAAGGCCACCTTCGCCCAGCACATGGACATGGGCGACTTCGTCATCATCATCAACGCCGACAAGGTCGCGCTGACGGGATCGAAGCTCACCCAGAAGATGGCGTACCGCCACTCGGGCTACCCGGGCGGCCTCACGGCCACCTCGTACGCCGAGATGCTCGAGAAGAACCCCGAGCGCACGGTCGAGAAGGCCATCCGCGGCATGCTGCCGAAGAACTCGCTGGGCCGCGCCCAGATCAAGAAGCTCAAGGTCTACGCGGGTGCCGAGCACCCCCACGCGGCGCAGCAGCCCAAGACCTACACCCTCGACCAGGTCGCCCAGTAG
- the rpsI gene encoding 30S ribosomal protein S9, whose translation MAPESYTTESSAAPAAATPRPALTVSGAAVGRRKQAIARARLVPGSGTFTVNGRTLEDYFPNKLHQQLINDPFTILQLAGGYDVTAKITGGGPSGQAGALRLAIARALNEIDRENNRATLKKAGFLTRDARVIERKKAGLKKARKAPQYSKR comes from the coding sequence GTGGCTCCCGAGAGCTACACGACCGAGTCGTCGGCAGCTCCCGCTGCCGCGACCCCCCGCCCGGCCCTCACCGTCTCCGGTGCGGCCGTCGGCCGGCGCAAGCAGGCCATCGCCCGCGCGCGCCTCGTCCCGGGCTCCGGCACCTTCACGGTGAACGGGCGCACGCTCGAGGACTACTTCCCGAACAAGCTGCACCAGCAGCTGATCAACGACCCCTTCACGATCCTGCAGCTCGCGGGCGGCTACGACGTGACGGCGAAGATCACCGGCGGCGGCCCCTCCGGCCAGGCGGGCGCCCTGCGCCTCGCCATCGCGCGCGCGCTCAACGAGATCGACCGCGAGAACAACCGTGCGACCCTCAAGAAGGCCGGCTTCCTCACTCGTGACGCCCGCGTCATCGAGCGCAAGAAGGCCGGTCTCAAGAAGGCCCGCAAGGCTCCTCAGTACTCGAAGCGCTAG